One genomic segment of Humidesulfovibrio mexicanus includes these proteins:
- a CDS encoding Tim44 domain-containing protein: protein MTTKTMSGLLAVVLTCGLLADFALAKRMGGGGSFGGKAGYSRSYAPRQTSPTSPTQPSPAARPMNQQQSAAPGAMSQQQRPSMFSRMGWGLGGFMAGGLLGSMLFGHGGMGWGAGGGIGMLDILLIGLVIFLGFKLLRRRAAAAPGTGPTGSASPDAYDRAEQSWGHLRSREDSAGGRNASPQPTGGFGVAPAADVVDGPAVPQGFNVHEFLEGAKTVYARLQHSWDRRDLDDIALFTTPEVLAEIRRQASAAPQPSKTELLLVNARLVEFREDNQDTVATVLFDVLMREDAAEERPKQVREVWHFSRPTADLSANWRLEGIQQLEG from the coding sequence GTGACGACCAAGACTATGAGCGGCCTTCTGGCCGTTGTGCTTACATGCGGCCTTCTGGCTGATTTCGCCCTTGCCAAGCGCATGGGCGGGGGCGGTTCCTTTGGCGGCAAGGCCGGGTATTCCCGCAGCTATGCACCGCGCCAGACTTCGCCCACTTCCCCGACGCAGCCATCGCCTGCCGCGCGGCCGATGAACCAGCAGCAGTCCGCCGCGCCAGGCGCCATGTCCCAGCAGCAGCGTCCGAGCATGTTCTCCCGCATGGGCTGGGGGCTGGGCGGATTCATGGCTGGCGGGCTTCTTGGCTCCATGCTTTTCGGCCACGGCGGCATGGGCTGGGGCGCAGGAGGCGGCATCGGGATGCTGGACATCCTGCTCATCGGCCTTGTGATTTTCTTGGGATTCAAGCTGCTTCGACGCCGCGCGGCCGCTGCTCCGGGCACGGGGCCCACCGGTTCCGCTTCGCCTGATGCGTATGATCGCGCGGAACAGAGCTGGGGCCATTTGCGTTCCCGCGAGGATTCTGCGGGTGGCCGTAACGCGTCCCCCCAGCCCACGGGCGGCTTTGGCGTGGCGCCCGCCGCCGATGTCGTCGACGGTCCCGCCGTGCCGCAGGGGTTCAACGTCCACGAGTTCCTGGAGGGGGCAAAGACCGTGTACGCCCGCCTCCAGCATTCCTGGGACCGTCGGGACCTGGACGACATCGCTCTGTTCACTACCCCTGAGGTCCTTGCAGAGATCCGCCGACAGGCTTCCGCGGCCCCTCAGCCCTCGAAGACCGAACTGCTGCTCGTCAATGCGCGGCTGGTCGAGTTTCGCGAGGACAATCAGGACACTGTGGCCACAGTGCTTTTCGATGTGCTCATGCGTGAGGACGCGGCCGAGGAGCGGCCCAAGCAGGTGCGCGAGGTCTGGCACTTTTCGCGTCCCACCGCCGACCTTTCGGCCAACTGGCGTCTTGAGGGCATACAACAACTGGAAGGGTAG
- a CDS encoding response regulator, whose amino-acid sequence MRILIAEDDCASARYMSGLLARFGECVLAEDGELALAAYCLALEEGRPFQLLCLDIMMPRRNGQEVLEEIRRLERLAGVKPGQGVKIIMTTALGDMRSVMSAYRGGATAYITKPILTERLYETICSLGFEV is encoded by the coding sequence ATGCGCATTCTCATAGCCGAGGACGACTGCGCCAGTGCGCGGTACATGTCCGGGCTCCTGGCCCGGTTCGGCGAATGCGTTCTGGCCGAGGATGGCGAACTCGCCCTTGCCGCCTATTGTCTGGCCCTGGAGGAGGGCCGCCCCTTCCAGCTCCTGTGTCTGGACATCATGATGCCGCGCAGGAACGGGCAGGAGGTGCTTGAGGAGATCCGCCGGTTGGAGCGGCTGGCCGGGGTGAAGCCGGGCCAGGGTGTCAAGATCATCATGACCACGGCCCTGGGGGATATGCGCTCGGTCATGAGCGCGTACAGGGGAGGGGCTACGGCCTACATCACCAAGCCGATCTTGACCGAACGTCTGTATGAGACCATCTGCAGCCTCGGATTCGAGGTGTGA
- a CDS encoding HD domain-containing protein, with translation MNDPLVDHVAERFKAFAGRYITDRDDAFAYRLKIDHTLRVLAIAERLCRDAGLDAGLTQAARLAALLHDVGRFPQYQRYRTFRDAESANHAALSITHTLREGLLEDAPSPVRRLVLGAVYLHNKRFLPPLRSPALHTIARVLRDSDKLDIYSVMIAHFSQENPKHPEVALSVVDQPDRYTPAVLDTVLNRQHGDYQAIVYVNDFKLMVIGWLYDLNFGSSARMLQEKGYLDTLIDWLPQNEHVMRLRRQVHEDLARKAECA, from the coding sequence ATGAACGACCCACTCGTTGACCATGTCGCCGAACGCTTCAAGGCCTTTGCCGGACGCTACATCACGGACCGAGACGACGCCTTCGCCTATCGCCTCAAGATCGACCACACGCTCCGGGTTCTGGCCATTGCCGAACGCCTGTGCCGCGATGCGGGATTGGACGCCGGGCTCACGCAGGCCGCGCGTCTGGCGGCCCTTCTGCACGATGTCGGCCGCTTTCCCCAGTACCAGCGATACCGCACGTTCCGGGATGCGGAATCCGCCAACCATGCGGCCTTGAGCATCACCCACACCCTGCGCGAGGGGCTTCTTGAAGACGCGCCCAGCCCTGTCCGGCGGCTTGTCCTGGGGGCCGTGTACCTGCACAACAAGCGGTTCCTGCCTCCGCTGCGCTCCCCGGCCCTGCACACAATCGCACGGGTGCTTCGGGACAGCGACAAGCTGGACATCTACTCGGTCATGATCGCCCACTTCTCCCAGGAAAACCCCAAACATCCCGAGGTGGCCCTGAGCGTTGTGGACCAACCGGACCGCTACACTCCAGCCGTGCTCGACACCGTGCTCAACAGGCAGCACGGAGATTACCAAGCAATCGTCTATGTAAATGATTTCAAGCTGATGGTCATTGGCTGGCTCTATGACCTGAACTTTGGTTCCTCAGCACGGATGCTGCAGGAGAAAGGCTATCTGGACACCCTCATCGACTGGCTGCCCCAAAATGAACACGTCATGAGGCTTCGGCGCCAGGTGCATGAGGACCTTGCCCGCAAGGCGGAGTGTGCTTAA
- a CDS encoding NAD(P)/FAD-dependent oxidoreductase → MEPKKIFDVVILGCGPAGIQAAIHASRKKASVLLLGRLNKSSLFWAHVENFMGMFKTSGEAMLTTGLAQAKSFGAETLEEDALRISQTGRCLEIETESGNVLCARALVVATGTTRNRLGVPGEKELLGRGVSYCVDCDGGFFRGEDVAVVGGQSAAAGGALTLLSMARSVHLVAESLDVSPVLKAKLAQSGVVLHEGVKPVAVQGEGKVSGLALSDGQTLAVSGVFIELGAKGVLELASSLGLTLDESMKYIDTDKRQATSVPGVFAAGDICGPPLQMAKAVGEGCVAGSNAAMYAKNMKLAQEGPDEEQPQAQ, encoded by the coding sequence ATGGAACCAAAGAAGATCTTCGATGTCGTCATCCTGGGCTGCGGGCCTGCCGGTATCCAGGCCGCCATTCACGCCTCGCGCAAGAAAGCCAGCGTGCTGCTGCTGGGACGGCTGAACAAGAGCAGCCTGTTCTGGGCGCACGTGGAAAACTTCATGGGCATGTTCAAGACCAGCGGAGAGGCAATGCTCACAACCGGGCTGGCGCAGGCCAAAAGTTTCGGGGCGGAGACGCTGGAAGAGGATGCCCTGCGCATCAGCCAGACGGGACGCTGCCTGGAAATCGAAACCGAGAGCGGAAATGTGCTCTGCGCAAGAGCTCTGGTCGTCGCCACGGGCACCACGCGCAACCGCCTGGGGGTTCCCGGCGAAAAGGAGCTTCTCGGCCGCGGGGTGTCCTATTGCGTGGATTGCGATGGCGGCTTCTTCCGGGGCGAGGACGTGGCCGTGGTCGGCGGGCAAAGCGCCGCGGCCGGCGGGGCGCTCACCTTGCTTTCCATGGCCAGAAGCGTGCACCTCGTGGCGGAGTCCCTTGACGTGTCTCCCGTCCTCAAGGCCAAGCTGGCGCAATCGGGCGTTGTGCTGCACGAAGGCGTCAAGCCCGTGGCAGTACAGGGCGAGGGGAAAGTCAGCGGTCTCGCCCTCTCCGATGGACAGACCCTCGCGGTGTCAGGCGTCTTCATAGAACTTGGCGCCAAGGGCGTGCTTGAACTCGCTTCCTCCCTGGGGCTGACCCTGGACGAAAGCATGAAGTACATCGACACGGACAAGCGGCAAGCCACGAGCGTTCCTGGCGTGTTTGCCGCCGGAGACATCTGCGGCCCGCCCCTGCAGATGGCCAAGGCCGTTGGCGAGGGCTGCGTGGCAGGCAGCAACGCGGCGATGTACGCAAAAAACATGAAACTGGCCCAGGAAGGCCCTGACGAGGAGCAGCCCCAGGCGCAATAG
- the feoB gene encoding ferrous iron transport protein B, which produces MNAAVLPMVALAGQPNTGKSTLFNALTGLRQQVGNWPGRTVDKKTGLARIRGRSVAVVDLPGNYGLTPASEEERIARDFLLDSRPDVIVLALSAISLERALCHALDAALIGVPVVLAVTMIDIAEREGLVFDAEVLERASGLPVVAVNAAKGFGLEELEAAVDRALATGAGTALRSTAVPSYLPDKVRSVWDTMRASLSIGHPRGASAGLLALKVLEGDQDMLAWARRELPANTIVQIESFQFDGHGINAARHAKAVEMARAALRQVGEISPVFGRFDIVATHPLAGPLLAVLVLVLAFTVGMLVGFPLPYLIMKGMFYAEGYVNGLLSPVSPWLGGLGMGVVRGVGSVVCLTPFLVTFYAIFALLEDVGYLARIAYVMHGPMTRIGLTGKAFVALLFSLPCNVAGVSAGRICDSDRQRKMAAILAPFVPCSAKLAVSATLASWLFPPWIAGAAVFGVLVLNALLLGLAGTTVDRLLPGREAQHLLLELPRYQRPRLRVIASEAVARGWAFVQKAGTLIVSFCVLVWFFAYYPTGDIRTSLLGQVGVRLEPLGAVLGFDWRLLTSLLTSVLNKEAVLATLAIIYGVPLDRLPEVLRAEMGAAQAMSFMVAQSLFLPCVATMGVLRKECGRSWVVLAVAGGTALAALVAALAVYQWLLRML; this is translated from the coding sequence ATGAACGCCGCCGTCCTCCCCATGGTCGCCTTGGCCGGGCAGCCCAACACCGGCAAGTCGACATTGTTCAACGCCCTTACCGGCCTGCGCCAGCAGGTGGGCAACTGGCCCGGACGCACCGTGGACAAGAAGACCGGTCTTGCCCGTATCCGCGGGCGGTCCGTCGCCGTGGTGGATCTGCCGGGAAACTATGGCCTTACTCCGGCCTCGGAGGAGGAGCGTATCGCACGCGATTTCCTGCTGGACTCCAGGCCCGACGTGATTGTCCTGGCGCTTTCTGCCATCTCGCTTGAGCGGGCTCTCTGCCATGCCTTGGACGCTGCGCTCATCGGCGTGCCGGTGGTGCTGGCCGTGACCATGATCGACATTGCAGAGCGCGAGGGCTTGGTCTTCGATGCCGAGGTTTTGGAACGCGCGAGCGGTTTGCCGGTCGTTGCGGTGAATGCTGCCAAGGGCTTCGGACTGGAGGAGCTTGAGGCCGCTGTCGACCGCGCCCTTGCGACCGGGGCCGGAACGGCGTTACGTTCCACGGCTGTGCCTTCCTATCTGCCGGACAAGGTTCGGTCTGTCTGGGATACCATGCGCGCCAGCCTTTCCATCGGGCACCCGCGTGGCGCAAGCGCCGGGCTGTTGGCGCTGAAGGTTCTTGAGGGCGACCAGGACATGCTCGCGTGGGCACGCAGGGAGCTTCCTGCGAATACCATCGTGCAGATCGAGTCCTTTCAGTTCGATGGTCACGGCATCAACGCCGCGCGCCACGCCAAGGCGGTGGAGATGGCACGCGCGGCGCTCAGGCAGGTTGGCGAGATCAGCCCGGTTTTCGGCCGGTTCGACATTGTGGCCACACATCCGCTGGCGGGGCCGCTGCTGGCGGTGCTCGTGCTCGTGCTCGCGTTTACGGTTGGGATGTTGGTCGGGTTCCCTCTGCCGTACCTTATCATGAAAGGCATGTTTTACGCCGAGGGATACGTGAACGGCCTGCTGTCGCCGGTGTCGCCCTGGCTGGGCGGACTCGGCATGGGCGTGGTGCGCGGGGTGGGCTCGGTGGTCTGCCTGACGCCGTTTTTGGTGACCTTTTACGCCATCTTCGCTTTGCTCGAGGATGTCGGCTACCTGGCGCGCATCGCCTACGTCATGCATGGCCCCATGACGCGGATCGGCCTGACGGGGAAGGCTTTCGTCGCCTTGCTGTTTTCCCTGCCGTGCAATGTGGCCGGGGTATCGGCCGGCCGCATTTGCGATTCCGACCGGCAGCGCAAAATGGCGGCCATTCTCGCGCCCTTTGTCCCGTGCAGCGCCAAGTTGGCGGTTTCGGCCACACTGGCGTCCTGGCTGTTTCCCCCGTGGATCGCCGGGGCGGCCGTGTTCGGCGTGCTGGTGCTCAACGCCTTGCTCCTGGGACTTGCCGGGACCACTGTGGACCGGCTTTTGCCCGGGCGCGAGGCACAGCATTTGCTTCTTGAACTGCCGCGCTACCAGCGTCCTCGACTTCGGGTCATCGCATCCGAGGCAGTGGCCCGTGGCTGGGCGTTCGTCCAGAAGGCTGGGACGCTGATCGTCAGCTTCTGCGTGCTGGTGTGGTTCTTCGCCTACTATCCAACTGGGGACATCCGCACCAGTCTGCTCGGCCAGGTCGGCGTGCGGCTTGAGCCCCTTGGCGCGGTGCTTGGCTTCGATTGGCGGCTTCTGACCTCGCTGTTGACCTCTGTATTGAACAAGGAGGCCGTGCTGGCGACCTTGGCGATAATCTACGGCGTTCCGTTGGACCGCCTGCCGGAGGTGCTGCGCGCGGAGATGGGCGCTGCGCAAGCCATGTCCTTCATGGTGGCGCAGTCGCTGTTTTTGCCGTGCGTGGCCACAATGGGCGTGCTGCGCAAGGAGTGCGGGCGTTCCTGGGTGGTGCTGGCCGTGGCCGGGGGAACGGCCCTGGCGGCGCTTGTGGCGGCCCTTGCCGTGTACCAGTGGCTGCTGCGCATGTTGTAA